A segment of the Superficieibacter sp. HKU1 genome:
GCTGCTGCGGCGTTTGCATCGCGAGCGCATTGTCGAACGCGTGCGCCAGCATCTGAATATGGTTAAAATCGATGACGATCTCACCGTATTTCGGCACGCCTTCCATTTTGCGCCTCGCCTCGCTGCCCGCTTCCAGGGTGCCGATCCACGCCAGATAATCATTCCACGGGCAGGTCAGGGCCGCCTCCAGACAATCGATCACGCCGAGGTGGTGACCAATCGCCAGGCTGTAATAGACCACCTGCTGCGCCTCGGCGGGCGTTGCATCGTTCTCGTCAATAAATTTACGGCTCAGCTGACTGAACACCACCGTTTCGCTCATCGGATACGCGCCTCTTCAACAACCTGATTCAGTTGGGTAACGATCTCGGTGAGACGAGGATCGTTTTCCACTTCCAGCCAGCGCGATACCTGGTGTTCGCCCTGGCCGACCAGGCGCAGATAATCGTCGGCGATCTGGCGGCCG
Coding sequences within it:
- a CDS encoding formate hydrogenlyase maturation HycH family protein, with product MSETVVFSQLSRKFIDENDATPAEAQQVVYYSLAIGHHLGVIDCLEAALTCPWNDYLAWIGTLEAGSEARRKMEGVPKYGEIVIDFNHIQMLAHAFDNALAMQTPQQQEWSKLMLSMLHDIHQESAIYLMVRRHRD